GGTATCTCCAGAATTTTTCGGTCTTCATGACAACCACGGCAATAGCTGTCAGTAATCCCAGGCCGATCATTAGAATCAACAACGGGAGAAAAATATAACCCGTAACGGTGCCGTTCTCAACAATGCTGAAAGCTGTCAGGGGATTATCGGTCCATTTTCCTATTCCGGGGACTTTGGGAATCACTTCCAGTAAAGCGATCCCAAGCAAGGCGAATCCCAGCCAGACAGCCCACCAGTCTTCATCCTTCCAGAGAGCTTGAACACCTTTGATCATATAGTCCTTCCTTTTCCCGGTATATTATGAATTGACACCCACCTCTAAATCCCGATTAAAAGCATAATAATGAGTATAAAAAAAACCATCAAGCAAAAAACAGGCAAAAGGATATCATTGGAAATAACATAAAATTCCTGCGGATACAATTATATTATATGGAAGATTGGGATCTCGAGTATGTCCGGTACCGCTATTCGGAAATTAATTCGATTCGGTGATTTCCAGCGATGAGATAAATTCGACCCCGGCCAGAGCATCCTTGATGTCTTTTTGCCAATCACCAGCCGCCGGACTGGGAGCCTTCCGGCGAACCACCACATGCCCATTGGATGAATCGGAATCGACCCAGAAATCCATGCTCCTGGTTTTCGGCGAACGCACCAGGTAGGCCTGGACCACGGCCGTCATATGAGCATCGCGCATGAATTTCATGGTTCGGGCATCAAGCCGGAATTCAGGCCGCCGGGTCAAACTGACCACCACTTCGACCATGGCATCAAGGTTTATTTTGGACATGTTGAGGATCATGTCATATTGGGTTGGATCATCGAAATTCTCGCCATATATAAACTTGGCCCAGCTTACCCGTTGCTCATCGATCTTGGTAATCTCATCACGGGCCTCGGATTCGGATAAATTGCTTTCTTCGGTCAGGGCCTTAACCCGGTAATCCATCGGGGCAACCACTTTCAGTCTAAGAACCCGGGGGGCACTGGCCAGCAGAAAATGAGTCTGCAGACCGTGGTAGATAACATCGCCCTTAACCACAAAATCCATCAGAGCCGCCTTGAACATAGTCAGGTAATGATGAATCTGCTCAGCATGGGGGTCCCATGAATGGGGCGGTTTTGATTCCATGATTTTGCGCGCGGCCATCATGAATTCTTCGATACCATATTTCTTGCCGTGTTCAATAATCATTTCCCTTGAAATGGCCCGGCAATTCAAAACACTGGCCAGCTTATCCGTCAGTTTCTGCGATGCTCTTAACGAACCTCTGGTTATTGTGATAACAGGCATGGTTACCTCCCCGGTAATACACGGCTATATTAGGCATGATTATATATTCTTAATATACCTCTGTCTCCCGACCCGGAGAGAGTTTTGTCTCAACCCGGAATTATAATGTCGGTTAACAGATAACCTTGATAATAATAGCAAATTATTAATGGAATAGCCAGCGACAAATGGATATTCTTAAGGTCGTCAAAAAAGAAATCTTAAAATCGGCCTGATGTTCGATTCAATTCCTGGCGGTTCGCCCGATACTGTGAACATATATCAGCGCCAGGGTTCGATAA
This genomic stretch from Candidatus Zixiibacteriota bacterium harbors:
- a CDS encoding cytidylate kinase-like family protein; translated protein: MPVITITRGSLRASQKLTDKLASVLNCRAISREMIIEHGKKYGIEEFMMAARKIMESKPPHSWDPHAEQIHHYLTMFKAALMDFVVKGDVIYHGLQTHFLLASAPRVLRLKVVAPMDYRVKALTEESNLSESEARDEITKIDEQRVSWAKFIYGENFDDPTQYDMILNMSKINLDAMVEVVVSLTRRPEFRLDARTMKFMRDAHMTAVVQAYLVRSPKTRSMDFWVDSDSSNGHVVVRRKAPSPAAGDWQKDIKDALAGVEFISSLEITESN